The Leptidea sinapis chromosome 39, ilLepSina1.1, whole genome shotgun sequence DNA segment CGTGGGTAGCACTGATAGAAgagtttagaactggccagttagaaacattgctaatgaaaacttttttcaatttcaattttaaaactctttggtaaccaaatgtagtatattgcattcatttatcatttgtttttgtgaattggcggcaaatcttaAACTCTTGTAATACGTGAAAATGAACCGATaataacgcgagaaaattttcggtcaatgatttattatgactttcgttgtgggcttactcaacaacaaagctataataggctgcgattagcattttttaatgaagccccatctcgtgccacaatttacaattggtttaacgagttaaagcgtggacgtagcaatctcaatgatgatccgcgtgagggacgtcctttaacagcgactactgaagataacgtCAGTGccgtgcgacgcatgatagaggaagataagagagtgagctatcagcagatacgggaaAGCCTAGGCTTTGATAtaagtcaagttcaaaaaaatataacacgaaCTTTTaagcgtcaggaagctttgtactgGATGGATTCCCCAtgctttaaccgacgaccagaaacaccttcgcatgtactgtgtcgccaaatgttagataagttcaacggagGTGACTCAAAtcctgtatttgacatcgtcacaggttaTGAAAGCTGAACCCGAAACcgaaagacaatcagctcagtgggtgtttcctttcgaggatcggccaactaagttaaagaaaggaagaagtcaaggaaaaaagatgattgcctcattctttggtcagaaaggtcatttcgcgacagttgtgctagaagatcgaaggacagttactgcagactggtacgTCAATCGCTGTATGCCTGTTGTCTTGTTGTTGAAAAAATTTTACAGCAGCGCCcacgaagcaggatcctcctttaCCACGataatgcttcagcgcactccgcaaaaggGACTGTTGCATATTTGACTATGTCAGGTgacgagataatgagtcatccgccatacagtcctgacctggcgtcctgcgacttttatttattcccaagaactaaaggataaaattcgaggtattcgctttacgagccctgaagatgcggtgaacgcgtacgaaaatgccatagaagggacccctaaggaagaatgggcccactgcttttctcagtggttccatcgaatgcgacgatgtgtagagaggaacggagatttcttcgaaaaataataaaagtattggcaactttccattaatccatttttcattttcttaacattttcagtgttacctaggtatcttcaaaaaatgctgtttatttcatttatatatgaGAAAAGTGAGTTTTATTGCCGTCAAGCACACGCACTATTTCTATTAAAAAGTGCTGTAGCTAACTACTGGTAGAAATTACTGGTCTactaagacttaacatcttatgttacaagttaacatattgttttgtttaaaattttgtgttttaaagAATCTCCAGTGGCATTGCGTTGTACACTAATGCACATTATCATCATTAAACATGAGATGAAcctcttgctcgtctcgtcaatcACACACACACCTGGAACCGTAGGAGAGTTGCTGGAATGTAAATAAAAGTGAACAAAACtttggaaatataaataaatacggtCAGTTTAATAGTGATTTCTATTGTACATAGAGCAATGTATGATTTTGATGAATCACTTATAAGGAAATATAGTCTTGAATTTCGTAGgaagtctttttttatttatttatttacttataatccattatataccattacaatagacttacaaataactttacaaatgccaatttaggattaagaataatatttacaaaactttaataggtATCTACATCTCTTATTTTATGCTAGTATTATTAAATACGTTAATAATAATGGTATTTAAGAGTATTAAAGTATCAAGTGAAATTTAAAGTATTCCTGAGAAAGAGCAGGTTATGAGAAGGTTACAGACTACACTGTATGAAAGCAATAATGGAAAAAGCGGAATGAAAAGATATTCatcaaaactattttattaacttaacaCAGATCCCTGCCTTTTAAATAGGATATAGGAAGTTATAACGTTAGTAAAAACATGTGCAGTTTATACATCATATTATCTGAGATTTAATGATGCAATTTGCATGCTGCACCATCAAACGTTATTACTACCCTATTGTAAGACTCATggcataaaatttaaatatctgtatattttatatattatggtaaAAGCATATTGCCACTTTCATTTCCAAAttcgtataataaaaaaagtgtgttattaaaacatcgatttTCAATCGTATCAATTCCCGCATGCATTGTTCTCTGTGTGTTCAAAGATAATGCGGAATGTCTGATGGATGATGCGGGCTGATGAAAAGGTTATGTCTCTTCTTAAATGataggctagattatgggtatcataacggcgcctatttctgccgtgaagcagtaatgtataagcattgctgtgtttcggtgtgaagggtgccgcaggtagtgaaattactgggaaaatgagtcataacatcttttgtctcaaggtgacgagcgcaattgtagtgctgttcaaaatttttgggttttttaagaatcctagTAGCACCctgatcgtctcatcccttattgtcatgaaaATTGAAGTATACTATCTCAATTACTTTAATATCTCTTTGACTTATTATTGCTGATCATATAACCATGTAACGTTTCCTCGACAGAATATTTTGGTTCATCATTTTGACTGGTTGCTGTGTTGGGGCAGCGTCTGTCTTACGATCATCTCTCAGCCTCTACGGTTCTGGGTCTGTCGCATATTCTGTGGACACCGGCTACATACACTGGGATACAGCCTTCCCTGCTGTCACCGTTTGTGAACAGATTGACGTGAACAGGATCAAGACATATCTGCAAAAGtaacaaaaattttgtaacttcGTCATTATAGTTcactaggaacagacataaacttataatacctactactcggctaagtcgaattAGTAGGTCTtatgtggggcgatgtatatgattttataacaagatcccagaaaatgttcaaaacaaaagtataacggtattcaaaagaattagtaaaaaacgtttgtgtggtaaaggttactataacataaacgactttctgatgccacagattgggaatggagcgaccgcccttaggctttgaaataataagtttaactgaacaatattacattgtaaacatattttttgatttaaaaaaaacacgctgAGTTTTCGCACCCATTCTtattcaggtctgaggcattcattttggaataggttgtagtttttgactttcaataactgatgtcacatcctattttgaataaaaatatttgtatttgttttttCAAAGTCATCGCAAACACGAATCGCGGAATAATACTATAGTTATGGTTTGTAAAATGTCTGAATACTGCGACGAATATGTACTATTGTGATAGCAACTACAAATTATACCCTCACTTCAACAACtgatttatttcataaatctaacgtttatttattcatttatttacatcaCTTTTATCCACTAAAGATagttcaaacaaataaaataaaaaaaaggtgttAGTTATTAGTAGTAAATATTTCTAATATGGAACGATAGTACGATAgtccgtagctactacgtaagtcggtactggctTGGAGgcgatctaattcctagccaacataaatttttgaaccgtttaagcaaaaagcaatcatatatcgtgagtTTATAATGTCATACCTATAAAATCAGGGGTTGCAGAATTTTCCTGATATTTGATTATATGTAACAGAGAGATTGCGAAGCGTTTTTATCTAAATGTGATGGAAATCCAGCAACATTATCAAGGACACAATTAAAACATGTTGTGAGATTACGTTTGGGAATTTTAGCTATCTTTAGTGAATAAAATtgattataatgataattttatttatatatgtaactGATATTCATAAAGCAgactttatgaaataaaaatattatttcttttattgaaaagaaatgaaaattggGTACACAGAACTCAAGCACCAAAGTCGTGACTTGCGTAATTAAGCTTTTTCAATTATCAAGTGAAGGTTCATGAATGCTAACCCTAAGTACTTCCATTTTCAGAAATGACTTATCATCTTCACTGGCTACGTTCTATAAAGAAGTATCCTTCTGGAATATAAAGTATTGTAAAACGTGTCTCTCTTGCGCCTTCAACAGTACATGTGTTAGAAATTATCAAGAGGGTATTGTTCAGATCCGACTGAACTGCACCGACATCTTGACAGACTGTTGGTGGGATGAAAAGCATTTTCGCTGCTGTGATAggtgtaacattttttttatttactttaactaatgttaaattttaaaatattaaataatattcttaagGATTACATGTCTTGGCGGCTTACATCTAATTTATATCGACTTTGGAAGTagttgcgccgcttcttctctcttagagcgcatattagaaatgacatcaaaaagaattctgaaggtatcaattttgaaaaaataaatgccatttatgcctGCTAAGCTCGGGAACCTTAATTTGTGAATACAATAGACTAAGATGCATTTTCCGTCCTGACTTTTCAAAAATTGAAACATAAAAGCTTCCGAGAAAAGCCCTTAGAGGCAGGGAGTGGGCTTTGAGAAAAACTATATGTAGTTGTATATCATTTCAAATAATTGTATCGTAAAAGTAAAAGATGGAGACTACTTtcaaaaataagaaaagctcATAATACAGAGAGTGGGCTATAAGAAAATCCGTATTTAGTATTCAAGAAGTAGAAGCCAAGTAGTAGCCATCAAAAACATTACTTGTGAAAAAACCAAGTCGCAAAACTTAGTTCTTATATCATAAATAGTTGTGAGatccatataataaataacaagtcggttattacgtaattagctaacctCGCAACATCtcctaaattaaattttaattttttaattttaagttttacatGACCATTGCGTAGACgcacaattttatattaatatttttgaaattactaCTACTACAGATTGAATTATATAcgttaaatagatttaatgtACTTTATagcaaattattataaacatgcGTCAttctcgtgaacgggcgctacttgtggtggcaggatgatcctgttaccggaagctctgcttcagattcttaaaagttattatttttttttataatagcttataaaatgctcgtaaaatacctttatttacggtgtgtgtggatgatgcagctactgtactcaataacttttgttttgtttcgtttgacattcataagtgtcatccatgacctacatgaataaagtgattttgatttgatttaacaaCAAGTTGTTGTTGTGTAATCTTGTCGTGTCTAATATTTGTGTGTGCCTGCtgattattacaataattaaaaacgcTACTTTCAGATTTCGTCCAGTACATACCGAATATGGAGTATGTTTTGTATTCAATTCTGCTCTGAACGGGAATGAAACCGACGTGCTAAAACTTAATAGGAGAGTCGGTACGCCGCGACTTGTGCTGTCTGCCGTGGAAATTATCAACGTAatgcgttttaatactttatttttaaactgttaAGCTTTTTGCCTCAGGCGTCTTATTTCTATTTGTACGTCAAGATATGCTGTAAGATGTCGAGGTTGACAGCttacttctattttgagcaatgcacgcacactaacacaaagtgacatacaaatcgtgggtctaagacgtagcttatcaagcacactaaagtattaaagctggcctgttttcatcggttgtctatcaACAAGAGGCTCCATCAAGGTATAAATTATCTGCGccttgtttattataaaatttcgcGCAGTGGATttctttcaaaatttaaaataaaattatcgtaTTGTTATGTAtacgataatataatataaataatatatcttacTACCATCTCCATAAAATAGACCGATGATCTCGcaaagatcaccggaatactttggatgagggcagcgtaggactgatcgtcgtgtagatctttgcgggaggcctttgtccagcagtggacgtcttccagctgatatgatgatgactATCTTACTACACTTACTGTTGGTTATCAACACCAGGTGTGAAAGATGCGTTGTTGGCCTTTAAGTTGGAAGAATGCAGTAACATTGATGGTTCCTATGTTTAATAAAATGTCATAAGCGTCATAAGGCATTCTCAGCAGTGCCGATATACCTGGaacacataatttttttgtgaaataaattaatattattgataagaaataacttaataatatttattattcaaacaaaacaaagcttataactatatttacaatactacgactgcataaaattaaaactatcattacgtggaagcgtaccaagaatactggcagcattaccgcgttggatagcaaggctgatccgttgaaaCAAATAACTTGTTCACATTTTCACCGTTTTTAACCTACACTTGACACTACAGTTAGTCGACGACTTCTAACACTCGTAGCCACGAGTAGTTTTCAGTTGGCCCTCTTTTAATATATCTTGGATCATAAATCATGAGATAAAAAATTGATCTTTTGATCAACATTTCCATCCATACGCAAACTTTCACCTATCCTCGTTACACAACCTAATTATCCAATGATTTTTACTCGTTTCTAGATAAGAATTCATGCGTCTGACGAAACAGTATCTGTAGCATTGGACAATATTCTGGGACGCTCCAGCATTCTACCGTTAATGGCCACATTGGAGGTTATCCTGAAGGTAATTATGAATTTACTACTATTACGCTcatatcatcagccggaagacgtccactgctggacaaagaccttcacgaaagatctccacgacgatcatcgaattccggcgatctttaccagttcgtcggtccatcttgtgggtagCCTAGCAACACtacgttttccggtacgtggtcgtcattcgaggacttttctgccccaccagccatttgtccgtcgaactatctgccctgctcactgccacttcagtttcactgATCATTTCAGATAGACTGGTGCAGTGcagttttgtaatttattatcacTTCGATCAAtctcaattttattttcaatctgAACTTCAATCCATCACTCATTCCCAAGGAGAATTATGAACGAAAGCGAATTACGTAGTTTTgatgaatgaaattttttaactacatataaataattatattggtAACCCAAGTATTTAAGTCTAAGTGATTTCATAAAAGAATAAA contains these protein-coding regions:
- the LOC126976056 gene encoding sodium channel protein Nach-like, with the protein product MRRIFWFIILTGCCVGAASVLRSSLSLYGSGSVAYSVDTGYIHWDTAFPAVTVCEQIDVNRIKTYLQKNDLSSSLATFYKEVSFWNIKYCKTCLSCAFNSTCVRNYQEGIVQIRLNCTDILTDCWWDEKHFRCCDRFRPVHTEYGVCFVFNSALNGNETDVLKLNRRVGTPRLVLSAVEIINIRIHASDETVSVALDNILGRSSILPLMATLEVILKAEQTVNDVSVTSISQGFRGCLFKNEQPTFVEKWPFNSYTYSACLLNCRAMIQYSLCNCTYHFMSKIVQMPACDVEDEISKYTCDCPMGCDEITYKPTHIFYNRSSKQGDSPVRASKVVVRLSQLPTMRVRRFAIRDNLGLVVDIGGVGGVFFGASLLSLIEFVYLFCIRRK